Part of the Aquicella lusitana genome is shown below.
CTTAAGATTAATCTGTAAAAATTTAGACCACATTAATTTAAATGAGGTGTGATGTGGATACGAGAACGACTCCTAATAACATTGAACAAGGAAAAATAATAATTCAAAGAATAGCTCAACCTGAAACTGCTTACATACTATCGCCCTATTTTCTGGCTATTCTTCTCAATGTCGTTATCGATGACCTTTCCATTAAAGATCAAGTGAACTTAGCTAAAACCTGTTTTGGCTTATACACCACTTTCAAACCCAACCTCGATAAACTTGCCTTTAAACAGCTTCTACAATCTGTAGTAGATAACGAAAACGATATTGTGAAAAAAATATTGGATAAAAAACCATCCCTTTTATTACAAGATCCAATGAAAATATTTTCGCCAAAAGAAATAAAAGAAGGGATAGAAAGCCAATTAACCTGGCAACGATTCCTTGCAAAACCGCTTGAAATCGCCACCTTTAGAGGTCAGCTCGAAATGACCAAGTTGTTACTCCCTTATTTTAAAGAGCTTGAGAATGGCCAGGCAGAAGCGCTTCTCCAGTGGAAAGTGCACGAACTAAGTGAAGAAGAAAAGAAAGAAAAAGAGATTGCCTATGCGCTTAAAATGAAAGCACTCATTGATGTAATTGCCAAAGAAACTTTTCCTAATGGCACGAAAAAAGACAGACTCATTGACAGAATAAGTGAAGAAACAAAGGCAGCTCTCAGCGCATTTAGAAAAGAGTTGCTGCCTGATGGAGCTGTTACGTTAGAAAATTACCCTGATGTAGAGCAATTACTGATTGCTAGCTATAAAGCTTATGCCGATTACTTTAGTGTATTTCAGAATTGGGATCAGCGAGATCTGTATTGTATCGCAGGACTTGGTTTAATACAGAGTGTTCTTACCCCGGAGCTAGGTAAGGTGTACTGTGAAGGCCTTTGGGATGTTGTAGAGAGTAATAAGCAAATAAGTAGACGCGCGGACGAGCTTAAGTTAAATGATGATGAGACTTCATTTTATCGTTCTGGTCGGGATGTTCATTCTGGGTTGAGTTTCGATTTTTTTGTAGGAATAAGCTACCAACACCGCATGCGGCGCGGGCCGAATGGCTCTTTCGGGGTGCGGACGGCTGCTGACGCAGTCGAACTTTTGAAAAACTATGTCGAGCAAGAACAATCGAGTTTGGCGAACTTAAGAGAGAACTTAAGTCAGGAAATTTACCCCAACATAAGCCCAAGAAAATAAATTATTCGCCTTGTACTGTTACAGTCAATTTCCGCTGATGGGAACGCAGACGGTGTTCCCATAAGTAAATGCCCTGCCATGTACCCAAACCAAGCTGATTAGCGGTAATCGGTATGGTTAAAAAACTACTGGTCAGGACTGTGCGTACGTGAGCAGGCATGTCATCCGGGCCTTCATAGGTATGCTGATATAAATCATCTCCGTCTGGAACGAGACGAGACATAAAAGCTTCCAGATCGCGCTGTACCAGATGATCTGCATTTTCGCACAAAATTAATGAGGCGCTGGTATGGTGCAAAAAAACATGGCAAAGGCCGGTAGTGACATTTGCTTGGGCAACCAGCGCGGCCACTTCATCTGTAATATTGAGTATGCCGCGCCCTGGCGTTGAGACGCTAAAATGACATTGAACCAGCATGGGCAATTTATCACAGCGCCAATGGTTTATAGCTGAGTACAATACCTCGCAACCGCATTTCACTTTCTAATTGGTTAGCTAATGCGCGCGCATTCGATTGATTTGTTTCGGGACCAACGAAAACACGTGTGCTGCTGCCCAGCGTAGTCGAAACCTGCTGGATAAATGCAGGATAACCTTTAGCGCGCAACTGATTTACCAAGCGCAGTGCATTAGCCTTATTTTTGAAGCTGCCTATCTGAATGATCCATACAGCGCTTTTTAGTTTGATCAGACCATCACGCTCCACCGGTCCCTGAATGGCGGGTACGGATTTCACTGTTTTAGAGACAGCAGCGTGCCTAACAACAGCCGCGTTTTTTTTCACTGAAGGCGCCTTAATAACGGCTGGCTTGACTTCGATCACTCGCGCTTTTTTATCTTGTTGAGCTTCTTCTCTGACATTCAAG
Proteins encoded:
- a CDS encoding secondary thiamine-phosphate synthase enzyme YjbQ codes for the protein MLVQCHFSVSTPGRGILNITDEVAALVAQANVTTGLCHVFLHHTSASLILCENADHLVQRDLEAFMSRLVPDGDDLYQHTYEGPDDMPAHVRTVLTSSFLTIPITANQLGLGTWQGIYLWEHRLRSHQRKLTVTVQGE